AAAGATTATAAAATCAGAAATAGGTGAAATATCAAATAATTGTTTTATCAAAGTTATTTATTGAAATTGGCATACCTAGAAGAAGTTAAAAATTCATTGTTCTATCTATTAGAATCTTCTAAGTTTTGAATTCTCTGAAGTAAACTGGGATGAGAGTAATTAAATTTAACGTATAAAGGATGTGGCGTAAGATTGCTTAAACTTTTTCCAGATAATTTTTTTAAACCACTTATCAAATACTCGTGGTTGAAAGTGGTTTTTACATAATTATCAGCTTGGTATTCAAAACGTCTTGATAAAGAATTGACAAGCAGACCTGTAAGTGTAGATATTGGCGTATAAAGTATGCCAAAAGCAACTAAACCAATATGAAAACTAGGCTTATCTACACCAAGAGCTTGAGAAAGCATAGGGTTACCAACAAGTAGAGACAACAACCACAAAGTTATACCAGTGGTAACTATTGACAAGCTGAGGTTATACAAAATATGTTTGTGTTTATAATGACCGACTTCATGAGCCAAAACAGCAACAATTTCGTCTTCATTCAAGTCATTGATAAGCGTATCGTATAGCGTAATGCGTTTTTGAGACCCAAACCCAGAAAAATAGGCGTTGGCTTTGGTACTTCGTTTTGAACCATCTATAACGTAAATATTATCAAGCTTAAACCCAACTTTACTTGCATAAGCTTCTATTTTGTCTCTCAACGAACCTTTTTCTAACGGGGTTTGATTGTTGAATAGAGGAACAATGAGTTTGGC
This genomic window from Flavobacterium sp. CS20 contains:
- a CDS encoding M48 family metallopeptidase; amino-acid sequence: MTAQLLFYLILSIIVIDFVIEQVLDYLNTKHFNDPIPEPLNDIYNADEYQKSQNYKTQKNRFSQINSWISFLALVLFLIFDGFAFVDEIARNLVTQPILVVLVFFGILMLAIDILSTPFSYYATFVIEERFGFNKTTPKTFWLDKFKGLFLGAILGGVLLSLIIWFYQKFPETFWIYAWLLISVFSIIMNMFYAKLIVPLFNNQTPLEKGSLRDKIEAYASKVGFKLDNIYVIDGSKRSTKANAYFSGFGSQKRITLYDTLINDLNEDEIVAVLAHEVGHYKHKHILYNLSLSIVTTGITLWLLSLLVGNPMLSQALGVDKPSFHIGLVAFGILYTPISTLTGLLVNSLSRRFEYQADNYVKTTFNHEYLISGLKKLSGKSLSNLTPHPLYVKFNYSHPSLLQRIQNLEDSNR